The Sulfurimonas lithotrophica genome includes a region encoding these proteins:
- a CDS encoding EAL domain-containing protein, whose amino-acid sequence MNKFENFTTKNKTDTVYVLIIFFIVLISALSLYLIRANSIIQSDTEYKKIISELHILNKGFDNFFLKSTTFNNYDLINKNIKDFEEKLEILSTKNKNTVFKDKYNDLLNRLKNDFKDKKNVIESFKSENALLISSIHYLNKLNELVSKERLLDKKDIDLMQKTLSDIMLYYINTSFLSKNISANVKYFSNLHEKNKLNELKMFIAHANKSIQRIDKLSKIKNKKYFLNDSIKNLELFLNKKFTNAIYNGRIVVVVLLIIAFFFLAALLIMYKRTLKVKDDLISFTTAVENSYNSIVITDAEKNIIYVNDIVLKETGYEKHELLGQNPRILKSGDKSDEFYQEMHKSLDKGNRWEGEFINKRKDGTEFYEKASILPIFQDSKLVNYLAVKLNITDYIIQQQKVKHMAYHDSLTSLPNRTNVEEYLEINLPIAKRNNHKIAILFIDIDNFKTINDTLGHDVGDDFIKECAKMLRSVLRKSDILARIGGDEFLIILESIDTNYSAADVSTKIIDMFQKPIDVKNNKLTLTLSIGISIFPNDADNYITLFKCADMALYKAKESGKNNFQYYKKKLSVNMHGRLNIEQALKGALKKDEIFLVYQPKYNIASKEIVGFETLARWENEKLGLIPPDKFITIAESTNDILEIGLFIFKKACIDFKDFREINTNLQTISINISTVQLYQDSFIKDIMNIIDEVGIEASSIILEITETHIMKNIFYSMRVLNELKTLGFSVSIDDFGTGYSSLNYLKQLPINELKIDKSFINDLPYDLNDVAISKAIISLSKNMGYVNVAEGIETTEQEEFLLSGGCEIGQGYLFCKPKIKDEIIQILRDKTP is encoded by the coding sequence ATGAATAAGTTTGAAAATTTTACTACAAAAAATAAAACAGATACTGTATATGTACTGATAATATTTTTTATAGTTTTGATATCTGCTTTATCTTTGTATTTGATTAGAGCCAACAGCATTATACAAAGTGATACTGAATATAAAAAAATCATCTCTGAACTGCATATATTAAATAAGGGTTTTGATAATTTCTTTTTAAAATCCACTACATTTAATAATTATGACCTTATAAATAAAAATATTAAAGACTTTGAAGAAAAACTTGAAATATTATCGACAAAAAATAAAAATACAGTATTTAAAGATAAATATAACGATTTATTAAACAGATTAAAAAATGACTTTAAGGATAAAAAAAATGTTATTGAGTCCTTTAAATCCGAAAATGCTCTTTTAATAAGTTCTATACATTATCTCAATAAGTTAAATGAACTTGTTTCAAAAGAAAGACTACTGGATAAAAAAGATATAGATTTGATGCAAAAAACTTTATCCGATATTATGCTTTATTATATAAATACATCATTTCTTAGTAAAAATATATCTGCAAATGTAAAATACTTTTCCAATCTGCATGAAAAAAACAAACTAAACGAGTTAAAAATGTTTATAGCTCATGCAAATAAAAGCATACAAAGAATAGACAAGTTATCTAAAATAAAAAATAAAAAATATTTTTTAAACGATTCAATCAAAAACTTGGAACTCTTTTTGAATAAAAAATTTACAAATGCTATATACAACGGACGTATAGTAGTTGTAGTACTTTTGATTATTGCATTTTTCTTTTTAGCTGCTTTGCTTATCATGTATAAACGCACACTAAAAGTAAAAGATGATTTAATAAGTTTTACAACGGCGGTAGAAAATAGCTATAACTCTATTGTTATTACAGATGCCGAGAAAAATATTATATATGTGAACGATATTGTTTTAAAAGAAACCGGTTATGAAAAACATGAACTCTTAGGGCAAAATCCAAGGATTTTAAAATCAGGAGATAAATCTGATGAGTTTTATCAAGAGATGCATAAATCTCTTGATAAAGGAAATCGTTGGGAAGGCGAGTTTATAAATAAACGTAAAGACGGAACGGAGTTTTACGAAAAAGCTTCAATATTACCGATATTTCAAGATTCAAAGTTGGTTAATTATCTTGCCGTTAAATTAAATATTACCGATTACATTATTCAACAACAAAAAGTTAAACATATGGCATACCACGACTCTTTGACGTCATTGCCAAACAGAACAAACGTAGAAGAGTATCTAGAAATTAATTTACCGATTGCCAAAAGAAACAATCATAAGATTGCTATTTTGTTTATTGATATAGATAATTTTAAAACTATTAACGATACTTTAGGACACGACGTCGGAGATGACTTTATAAAAGAGTGTGCTAAAATGCTCAGAAGCGTACTTAGAAAATCGGATATATTGGCACGTATAGGCGGTGACGAATTTTTAATAATTTTAGAATCCATAGATACAAACTACAGTGCAGCAGATGTCAGTACCAAGATAATCGATATGTTTCAAAAACCAATTGATGTAAAAAACAATAAATTGACCTTAACTCTAAGTATCGGAATATCTATTTTTCCTAACGATGCAGATAACTATATCACTTTATTTAAATGTGCAGACATGGCTTTATACAAAGCAAAAGAAAGCGGAAAAAATAATTTTCAATATTACAAGAAAAAATTGTCCGTAAATATGCATGGTAGGTTAAATATAGAACAGGCTCTAAAAGGTGCTTTAAAAAAAGATGAAATTTTTCTTGTATATCAGCCAAAATATAATATTGCTTCAAAAGAGATTGTAGGTTTTGAGACTTTGGCAAGATGGGAAAACGAAAAATTAGGGCTTATTCCTCCGGATAAGTTTATTACTATAGCTGAGAGTACAAACGATATTTTAGAAATCGGTTTGTTTATTTTTAAAAAAGCATGTATAGATTTTAAAGACTTTAGAGAGATAAACACAAATCTTCAAACTATATCTATAAATATCTCTACCGTTCAGCTATACCAAGATAGTTTTATCAAAGATATTATGAATATAATAGATGAAGTCGGAATTGAAGCAAGCTCAATAATTCTTGAAATCACAGAGACACATATTATGAAAAATATTTTTTATAGCATGAGAGTTCTAAATGAACTAAAAACTCTTGGATTTAGCGTGTCTATAGATGATTTTGGGACAGGTTATTCCTCTCTTAATTATTTAAAACAGCTTCCGATTAACGAACTCAAAATAGATAAATCTTTTATAAATGATTTACCGTATGATTTAAATGATGTAGCTATATCTAAAGCGATTATATCACTCTCAAAAAATATGGGTTATGTAAACGTAGCAGAAGGTATAGAGACTACAGAACAAGAGGAGTTTTTATTAAGCGGCGGATGTGAAATAGGTCAGGGTTATCTGTTTTGTAAACCAAAGATAAAAGATGAGATAATTCAAATACTAAGAGATAAAACCCCTTAA
- the tgt gene encoding tRNA guanosine(34) transglycosylase Tgt gives MEFTLDATSNKARACTIKTAHSTIQTPVFMPVGTLGTIKALDMQDVIDTLGAEIILANTYHTYLRPGDKTIAKMGKLHGFSTYPKSFLTDSGGFQAFSLSDISKPKEDGIEFRSHIDGSKHFFTPKKVIDIQHNLGSDIMMILDDLVALPATKERIKLSIERTTEWAKDSIEYFRTKQKEGIGVDQNIFAIIQGGIDKEMRTKSATELCALDYDGFAIGGLSVGELNNEMYDTVEHTTQYMPEDKPRYLMGVGTPEDLIENIERGVDMFDCVMPTRNARNGTLFTSFGKLNIKGAKFKEDPSPIDAECECPTCKRYSRAYINHLFRSREITYFRLATLHNLYYYLNLMKQAREAILQDRYTEFKKEFYAKRSK, from the coding sequence ATGGAATTTACTTTAGATGCCACATCAAACAAAGCCCGTGCCTGTACTATAAAAACTGCACATTCAACTATACAAACACCTGTATTTATGCCTGTCGGCACACTTGGTACTATCAAAGCTCTTGATATGCAAGACGTCATAGATACGCTTGGAGCCGAAATAATTTTGGCAAATACATATCATACATACCTTCGTCCCGGAGATAAAACAATAGCAAAAATGGGAAAACTTCACGGTTTTTCAACATATCCTAAAAGCTTTTTAACAGATAGCGGAGGTTTTCAGGCATTTTCCCTGTCCGATATATCTAAACCAAAAGAAGACGGTATAGAGTTTAGAAGCCATATTGACGGTTCAAAGCATTTTTTCACTCCTAAAAAAGTTATAGATATTCAACATAACCTTGGAAGTGACATCATGATGATATTAGATGATTTAGTTGCACTTCCCGCTACAAAAGAGCGTATTAAACTTAGCATCGAAAGAACAACCGAGTGGGCAAAAGACTCTATTGAATACTTTCGTACAAAACAAAAAGAGGGAATTGGAGTAGATCAAAATATATTTGCCATTATACAAGGCGGAATAGATAAAGAGATGCGTACAAAAAGTGCAACTGAGCTTTGTGCACTTGATTATGACGGCTTTGCCATAGGCGGGCTTAGCGTGGGTGAGTTAAATAATGAGATGTACGATACGGTTGAGCATACTACACAGTATATGCCTGAAGATAAACCACGCTACCTGATGGGTGTCGGAACTCCTGAAGATCTAATTGAAAATATAGAACGCGGAGTAGATATGTTTGACTGTGTGATGCCAACCAGAAATGCAAGAAACGGAACTCTTTTTACTTCTTTTGGTAAGTTAAATATTAAAGGTGCCAAATTTAAAGAAGATCCCTCTCCTATAGATGCAGAGTGTGAATGCCCTACTTGTAAAAGATATAGCCGTGCATATATAAACCACCTATTTAGAAGCCGTGAGATTACATACTTTCGTCTTGCAACCCTGCATAACCTTTATTATTACCTAAATCTTATGAAACAAGCACGTGAGGCAATTTTACAAGATAGATATACAGAGTTCAAAAAAGAGTTTTATGCAAAAAGGTCTAAGTAG
- a CDS encoding HAD family hydrolase yields the protein MGKVFITDLDHTFLRSDLSVSEFTKDTWNSLSLKSTLSVATARTFKKTEQFLDGLNINAPMILLDGSLIVSEDKKIIDMKIIEKDMADAIIELGSKHNLFPFVLALKDKNLNEAFLYPKERNDYQHRLLDRYIGDDNLEEKSNIRAMKDNFKLVYMGDEDELLILKNELYKTFGNSLKYILAPEAYMDCYFLTLLHADADKAHGLKKVNEYLNIDFKHYTVFGDNLNDIGMFELAGTSVAVANAHKDVKKIATYISKHSNDEDAVAKYLRGFIS from the coding sequence ATGGGTAAAGTTTTTATAACTGATTTAGACCACACTTTTTTAAGAAGTGATTTAAGTGTAAGTGAGTTTACAAAAGATACTTGGAACTCTTTGTCTTTAAAAAGTACTCTCTCGGTAGCTACTGCAAGAACATTTAAAAAAACAGAACAGTTTTTAGATGGTCTAAATATAAATGCACCTATGATTTTACTTGACGGTTCGCTTATTGTAAGTGAAGATAAAAAAATAATAGATATGAAAATCATAGAAAAAGATATGGCAGATGCTATTATTGAACTTGGTTCTAAACATAATCTTTTTCCCTTTGTGCTGGCACTAAAAGATAAAAACCTAAATGAAGCATTTTTATACCCAAAAGAGAGAAATGATTATCAGCACCGTTTATTAGACAGATATATAGGTGATGACAACTTAGAAGAAAAATCAAACATTCGTGCTATGAAAGATAACTTTAAACTGGTATATATGGGCGATGAAGATGAATTGTTAATTTTAAAAAATGAACTATATAAAACTTTTGGAAATTCACTAAAGTATATACTCGCACCTGAAGCCTACATGGATTGTTATTTTCTTACACTGCTTCATGCAGATGCAGATAAGGCACACGGTCTTAAAAAAGTAAATGAATACCTAAACATAGACTTTAAACATTATACGGTGTTTGGAGACAATCTAAACGATATAGGGATGTTTGAATTAGCCGGAACATCGGTAGCCGTCGCAAATGCTCATAAAGACGTAAAAAAGATAGCTACATATATATCAAAACATTCAAACGATGAAGATGCAGTTGCAAAATACTTAAGGGGTTTTATCTCTTAG